The proteins below are encoded in one region of Chroicocephalus ridibundus chromosome 9, bChrRid1.1, whole genome shotgun sequence:
- the TBC1D8B gene encoding TBC1 domain family member 8B isoform X2: protein MWLKPEEVLLKNALKLWVQERCNQYFVLQRRRGYGEEGGGGLAGLLVGTLDAVLDSTSKVAPFRILHQTPDSQVYWSIACGSSREEITEHWDWLEHNVMKTLSVFDSNEDITSFVQGKIRGLIAEEGKGSFVKEEDPEKFREGLMKFEKCFGLPEQEKLVTYYSCSYWKGRVPCQGWLYLSTNFLSFYSFLLGAEVKLIISWDEISKLEKTSNVILTESIHVCSRGEDHYFSMFLHISETFLLMEQLANYAVRRLFDKETFENDPVLHDPLQITKRGLESRAHSEQFSAFFRLPKEETLKEVHECFLWVPFSHYNTHGKMCISENYICFASQDGSLCSVIIPLREVTGVDKPDPANRGVSISTKGKTAFRFTEVRDFEQLVAKLRMKCNATSSPQHIINTEVAASSASDIPKDFDAGPSKMGQRDNSKTVSTEALMTVYHPQDAENLDSKMLKEKMKEQSWNILFVERGHGVSMFRTKKTRDLVVRGIPEALRGELWLLFSGAVNDMASNPGYYTDLVEKSLGTCTLATDEIERDLRRSLPEHPAFQSDTGISALRRVLTAYAYRNPQIGYCQAMNILTSVLLLYAKEEEAFWLLVAVCERMLPDYFNRRIIGALVDQAVFEELIRVHLPQLTDHMTDMTFFSSVSLSWFLTLFISVLPIESAVNVVDCFFYDGIKAILQLGLAVLEYNMEKLLTCKDDAEAVTVLNRFFDSVTNKDSPLPPAVQQGSNLSDTTSDHPKVDITDLIRESNERYGDIRYEDVESMRCRNRLYVIQTLEATTKQNVLRVVSQDVKFNPSDLEELYELFKKEHFLSCYWNVNSPVLQHHDASLPYLEQYRIDCQQFRVLCHLLSPWSHCANRDSLALWTFRLMDESSDCLINFKQFACILDTMYNGSFTDKLKLLFKLHIPPAFTEVESLSPSKGGDLSKEELIHFSQLSVSSVGDSLESDSLKSSPEKGKGKVDIQAYLKQWQDELLKKEENIKDLPRMNQSQFIQFSKTLYNLFHGDPEEELLYRAIAVVTSLLLKMEEVGRRLQSPTSPVKSPVAIVEVPAESPRKGQEESSSEQAEGSRAQSLRGNHEWSFAFEQILASLLNEPAFVRFFEKPHDIKVKIESAKNLQLKARISV, encoded by the exons ATGTGGCTGAAGCCCGAGGAGGTGCTGCTGAAAAATGCCCTCAAGCTGTGGGTGCAGGAGCGCTGCAACCAGTACTTCGTGCTGCAGAGGCGGCGGGGCTACGGCGAGGAGGGAGGAGGCGGGCTGGCAG GTCTTCTCGTGGGAACATTAGATGCGGTGTTGGATTCTACATCGAAAGTCGCCCCATTTCGCATCCTGCATCAGACACCAGACTCTCAAGTCTACTGGTCCATTGCATGTG GATCCAGCAGGGAAGAAATAACAGAACACTGGGACTGGTTAGAACACAATGTTATGAAGACTTTATCAGTATTTGATTCAAATGAAGATATTACGAGCTTTGTCCAGGGAAAGATAAGA GGTTTGATTGCTGAAGAGGGAAAAGGTTCTTTTGTAAAAGAAGAAGATCCTGAGAAGTTTCGTGAAGGTCTTATGAAGTTTGAAAAGTGCTTTGGATTACCGGAGCAGGAGAAGTTGGTTACCTATTACTCATGCAGTTACTGGAAGGGCAGAGTGCCCTGTCAAGGATGGCTTTATCTTAGTACCAACTTCCTTAGTTTTTACTCATTTTTGCTGGGAGCAGAAG taaaacttaTTATCTCCTGGGATGAAATATCAAAGCTTGAGAAGACTTCCAATGTGATTCTGACAGAGAGCATTCATGTGTGCTCCCGTGGGGAAGATCactatttttccatgtttttgcaCATTAGTGAAACATTCCTTCTCATGGAGCAGCTGGCAAACTATGCTGTTAGGAGACTTTTTGACAAGGAGACATTTGAAAATGACCCAGTCCTTCATGATCCTCTGCAGATCACCAAGAG aGGCCTAGAGAGCCGTGCCCACAGTGAGCAGTTTAGTGCATTCTTCAGGCTACCCAAAGAAGAGACCTTGAAAGAAGTTCATGAGTGCTTCTTATGGGTTCCTTTCAGTCATTACAACACCCATGGGAAAATGTGCATTTCAGAAAACTACATCTGCTTTGCTAGCCAGGATGGCAGCCTGTGCAGTGTAATCATTCCATTAAGAGAG GTCACAGGGGTGGATAAGCCAGATCCAGCCAACAGAGGAGTCAGCATTAGTaccaaaggaaaaacagcttttcgTTTCACGGAGGTTAGAGATTTCGAACAGCTTGTGGCAAAGCTCAGAATGAAATGCAATGCAACTTCAAGTCCACAACACATCATAAATACAGAG gttGCAGCTAGTTCTGCCTCTGACATTCCGAAGGATTTTGATGCGGGACCGTCAAAGATGGGTCAGAGAGATAACAGCAAAACTGTCAGTACAGAAGCCCTAATGACTGTCTACCATCCTCAGGATGCTGAGAATCTAGACTCTAAAATG ttgaaagaaaaaatgaaagaacagtCCTGGAACATTCTCTTTGTCGAACGTGGACATGGTGTCAGTATGTTTCGAACAAAGAAGACTCGAGACCTAGTTGTAAGAGGGATCCCGGAGGCATTAAGAGGAGAGCTCTGGCTACTCTTCTCAG GTGCTGTCAATGATATGGCATCCAACCCTGGTTATTACACTGACTTGGTGGAAAAGTCCTTAGGAACATGCACTTTAGCTACTGATGAAATTGAACGAGATTTACGTCGCTCCTTACCTGAGCATCCTGCTTTTCAAAGTGACACGGGAATTTCTGCACTCAGGAGAGTTCTTACAGCTTATGCATACAGGAATCCCCAAATTGGATATTGTCAG GCAATGAATATTTTGACATCAGTACTTCTGCTGTACGCTAAAGAGGAGGAAGCATTCTGGCTTTTGGTTGCTGTGTGTGAAAGGATGCTACCGGATTATTTCAATCGTCGAATCATCG GTGCCTTGGTAGATCAGGCAGTGTTTGAAGAGCTCATCAGGGTTCATCTGCCTCAGTTGACAGACCACATGACGGACATGACTTTTTTCTCCTCGGTCTCTCTCTCCTGGTTCCTTACCCTTTTTATCAGTGTGCTGCCTATTGAAAGTGCAGTCAATGTGGTGGACTGTTTCTTCTATGATGGAATAAAGGCAATCTTGCAGCTGGGTCTCGCAGTGCTGGAATACAACATGGAGAAGTTGCTGACTTGTAAGGATGATGCAGAAGCAGTCACTGTTCTTAACAG ATTTTTTGACAGTGTCACTAACAAAGACAGTCCTTTGCCTCCGGCTGTGCAGCAGGGCTCCAACCTCAGCGATACGACGAGTGACCATCCAAAAGTGGACATTACTGATTTGATCCGAGAGTCAAATGAA AGATACGGTGATATTCGATATGAGGATGTTGAGAGCATGCGCTGCAGGAACAGACTTTATGTGATCCAGACGTTAGAAGCTACGACCAAGCAGAATGTG ctACGTGTTGTGTCCCAGGATGTAAAATTCAATCCTAGTGATCTTGAAGAGCTTTATGAATTATTCAAG AAGGAGCACTTTCTTTCCTGTTATTGGAATGTAAATAGTCCTGTCCTGCAACATCATGATGCCAGTCTGCCGTATCTTGAACAGTATCGGATTGATTGCCAGCAATTCAGGGTTCTCTGTCATCTCTTGAGCCCCTGGTCACACTGTGCCAACAGAGACTCACTTGCATTGTGGACATTCAGACTGATGGATGAGAGCTCCGATTGCCTTATAAACTTCAAACAATTTGCCTGTATTCTTG ATACCATGTATAATGGAAGTTTCACTGACAAACTCAAGCTTCTTTTTAAGTTGCACATCCCTCCAG CTTTTACTGAAGTAGAATCTCTAAGCCCTTCCAAAGGTGGTGATCTTTCAAAAGAAGAACTGATCCACTTCAGCCAACTCAGTG TTTCATCTGTTGGGGATAGTCTTGAAAGTGATTCCTTGAAGAGCAGCCCAGAAAAAG GGAAGGGGAAGGTTGATATTCAGGCATATCTGAAGCAATGGCAAGATGAacttcttaaaaaagaagaaaacattaaggaTTTGCCAAGAATGAATCAG TCTCAGTTCATCCAGTTCTCAAAAACTCTGTACAATCTGTTCCACGGGGATCCTGAGGAGGAGCTGTTGTATCGGGCTATAGCGGTGGTTACCAGCCTCCTCCTGAAAATGGAAGAAGTTGGGCGAAGACTGCAGAGTCCCACGTCACCAGTCAAAAGTCCAGTTGCCATTGTGGAGGTGCCTGCGGAAAGCCCCAGAaaagggcaggaggaaagcagctctgagcaggctgaaggcagtagagcACAGAGTCTGAGAGGGAACCATGAGTGGTCTTTTGCCTTTGAACAGATTCTGGCATCCTTATTAAATGAACCAGCCTTTGTGAGATTTTTTGAGAAACCTCACGACATAAAAGTTAAAATAGAGAGTGCTAAAAATTTACAACTTAAAGCGAGAATCAGCGTGTAA
- the TBC1D8B gene encoding TBC1 domain family member 8B isoform X1 — MWLKPEEVLLKNALKLWVQERCNQYFVLQRRRGYGEEGGGGLAGLLVGTLDAVLDSTSKVAPFRILHQTPDSQVYWSIACGSSREEITEHWDWLEHNVMKTLSVFDSNEDITSFVQGKIRGLIAEEGKGSFVKEEDPEKFREGLMKFEKCFGLPEQEKLVTYYSCSYWKGRVPCQGWLYLSTNFLSFYSFLLGAEVKLIISWDEISKLEKTSNVILTESIHVCSRGEDHYFSMFLHISETFLLMEQLANYAVRRLFDKETFENDPVLHDPLQITKRGLESRAHSEQFSAFFRLPKEETLKEVHECFLWVPFSHYNTHGKMCISENYICFASQDGSLCSVIIPLREVTGVDKPDPANRGVSISTKGKTAFRFTEVRDFEQLVAKLRMKCNATSSPQHIINTEVAASSASDIPKDFDAGPSKMGQRDNSKTVSTEALMTVYHPQDAENLDSKMLKEKMKEQSWNILFVERGHGVSMFRTKKTRDLVVRGIPEALRGELWLLFSGAVNDMASNPGYYTDLVEKSLGTCTLATDEIERDLRRSLPEHPAFQSDTGISALRRVLTAYAYRNPQIGYCQAMNILTSVLLLYAKEEEAFWLLVAVCERMLPDYFNRRIIGALVDQAVFEELIRVHLPQLTDHMTDMTFFSSVSLSWFLTLFISVLPIESAVNVVDCFFYDGIKAILQLGLAVLEYNMEKLLTCKDDAEAVTVLNRFFDSVTNKDSPLPPAVQQGSNLSDTTSDHPKVDITDLIRESNERYGDIRYEDVESMRCRNRLYVIQTLEATTKQNVLRVVSQDVKFNPSDLEELYELFKKEHFLSCYWNVNSPVLQHHDASLPYLEQYRIDCQQFRVLCHLLSPWSHCANRDSLALWTFRLMDESSDCLINFKQFACILDTMYNGSFTDKLKLLFKLHIPPAFTEVESLSPSKGGDLSKEELIHFSQLSVSSVGDSLESDSLKSSPEKVGKGKVDIQAYLKQWQDELLKKEENIKDLPRMNQSQFIQFSKTLYNLFHGDPEEELLYRAIAVVTSLLLKMEEVGRRLQSPTSPVKSPVAIVEVPAESPRKGQEESSSEQAEGSRAQSLRGNHEWSFAFEQILASLLNEPAFVRFFEKPHDIKVKIESAKNLQLKARISV, encoded by the exons ATGTGGCTGAAGCCCGAGGAGGTGCTGCTGAAAAATGCCCTCAAGCTGTGGGTGCAGGAGCGCTGCAACCAGTACTTCGTGCTGCAGAGGCGGCGGGGCTACGGCGAGGAGGGAGGAGGCGGGCTGGCAG GTCTTCTCGTGGGAACATTAGATGCGGTGTTGGATTCTACATCGAAAGTCGCCCCATTTCGCATCCTGCATCAGACACCAGACTCTCAAGTCTACTGGTCCATTGCATGTG GATCCAGCAGGGAAGAAATAACAGAACACTGGGACTGGTTAGAACACAATGTTATGAAGACTTTATCAGTATTTGATTCAAATGAAGATATTACGAGCTTTGTCCAGGGAAAGATAAGA GGTTTGATTGCTGAAGAGGGAAAAGGTTCTTTTGTAAAAGAAGAAGATCCTGAGAAGTTTCGTGAAGGTCTTATGAAGTTTGAAAAGTGCTTTGGATTACCGGAGCAGGAGAAGTTGGTTACCTATTACTCATGCAGTTACTGGAAGGGCAGAGTGCCCTGTCAAGGATGGCTTTATCTTAGTACCAACTTCCTTAGTTTTTACTCATTTTTGCTGGGAGCAGAAG taaaacttaTTATCTCCTGGGATGAAATATCAAAGCTTGAGAAGACTTCCAATGTGATTCTGACAGAGAGCATTCATGTGTGCTCCCGTGGGGAAGATCactatttttccatgtttttgcaCATTAGTGAAACATTCCTTCTCATGGAGCAGCTGGCAAACTATGCTGTTAGGAGACTTTTTGACAAGGAGACATTTGAAAATGACCCAGTCCTTCATGATCCTCTGCAGATCACCAAGAG aGGCCTAGAGAGCCGTGCCCACAGTGAGCAGTTTAGTGCATTCTTCAGGCTACCCAAAGAAGAGACCTTGAAAGAAGTTCATGAGTGCTTCTTATGGGTTCCTTTCAGTCATTACAACACCCATGGGAAAATGTGCATTTCAGAAAACTACATCTGCTTTGCTAGCCAGGATGGCAGCCTGTGCAGTGTAATCATTCCATTAAGAGAG GTCACAGGGGTGGATAAGCCAGATCCAGCCAACAGAGGAGTCAGCATTAGTaccaaaggaaaaacagcttttcgTTTCACGGAGGTTAGAGATTTCGAACAGCTTGTGGCAAAGCTCAGAATGAAATGCAATGCAACTTCAAGTCCACAACACATCATAAATACAGAG gttGCAGCTAGTTCTGCCTCTGACATTCCGAAGGATTTTGATGCGGGACCGTCAAAGATGGGTCAGAGAGATAACAGCAAAACTGTCAGTACAGAAGCCCTAATGACTGTCTACCATCCTCAGGATGCTGAGAATCTAGACTCTAAAATG ttgaaagaaaaaatgaaagaacagtCCTGGAACATTCTCTTTGTCGAACGTGGACATGGTGTCAGTATGTTTCGAACAAAGAAGACTCGAGACCTAGTTGTAAGAGGGATCCCGGAGGCATTAAGAGGAGAGCTCTGGCTACTCTTCTCAG GTGCTGTCAATGATATGGCATCCAACCCTGGTTATTACACTGACTTGGTGGAAAAGTCCTTAGGAACATGCACTTTAGCTACTGATGAAATTGAACGAGATTTACGTCGCTCCTTACCTGAGCATCCTGCTTTTCAAAGTGACACGGGAATTTCTGCACTCAGGAGAGTTCTTACAGCTTATGCATACAGGAATCCCCAAATTGGATATTGTCAG GCAATGAATATTTTGACATCAGTACTTCTGCTGTACGCTAAAGAGGAGGAAGCATTCTGGCTTTTGGTTGCTGTGTGTGAAAGGATGCTACCGGATTATTTCAATCGTCGAATCATCG GTGCCTTGGTAGATCAGGCAGTGTTTGAAGAGCTCATCAGGGTTCATCTGCCTCAGTTGACAGACCACATGACGGACATGACTTTTTTCTCCTCGGTCTCTCTCTCCTGGTTCCTTACCCTTTTTATCAGTGTGCTGCCTATTGAAAGTGCAGTCAATGTGGTGGACTGTTTCTTCTATGATGGAATAAAGGCAATCTTGCAGCTGGGTCTCGCAGTGCTGGAATACAACATGGAGAAGTTGCTGACTTGTAAGGATGATGCAGAAGCAGTCACTGTTCTTAACAG ATTTTTTGACAGTGTCACTAACAAAGACAGTCCTTTGCCTCCGGCTGTGCAGCAGGGCTCCAACCTCAGCGATACGACGAGTGACCATCCAAAAGTGGACATTACTGATTTGATCCGAGAGTCAAATGAA AGATACGGTGATATTCGATATGAGGATGTTGAGAGCATGCGCTGCAGGAACAGACTTTATGTGATCCAGACGTTAGAAGCTACGACCAAGCAGAATGTG ctACGTGTTGTGTCCCAGGATGTAAAATTCAATCCTAGTGATCTTGAAGAGCTTTATGAATTATTCAAG AAGGAGCACTTTCTTTCCTGTTATTGGAATGTAAATAGTCCTGTCCTGCAACATCATGATGCCAGTCTGCCGTATCTTGAACAGTATCGGATTGATTGCCAGCAATTCAGGGTTCTCTGTCATCTCTTGAGCCCCTGGTCACACTGTGCCAACAGAGACTCACTTGCATTGTGGACATTCAGACTGATGGATGAGAGCTCCGATTGCCTTATAAACTTCAAACAATTTGCCTGTATTCTTG ATACCATGTATAATGGAAGTTTCACTGACAAACTCAAGCTTCTTTTTAAGTTGCACATCCCTCCAG CTTTTACTGAAGTAGAATCTCTAAGCCCTTCCAAAGGTGGTGATCTTTCAAAAGAAGAACTGATCCACTTCAGCCAACTCAGTG TTTCATCTGTTGGGGATAGTCTTGAAAGTGATTCCTTGAAGAGCAGCCCAGAAAAAG TAGGGAAGGGGAAGGTTGATATTCAGGCATATCTGAAGCAATGGCAAGATGAacttcttaaaaaagaagaaaacattaaggaTTTGCCAAGAATGAATCAG TCTCAGTTCATCCAGTTCTCAAAAACTCTGTACAATCTGTTCCACGGGGATCCTGAGGAGGAGCTGTTGTATCGGGCTATAGCGGTGGTTACCAGCCTCCTCCTGAAAATGGAAGAAGTTGGGCGAAGACTGCAGAGTCCCACGTCACCAGTCAAAAGTCCAGTTGCCATTGTGGAGGTGCCTGCGGAAAGCCCCAGAaaagggcaggaggaaagcagctctgagcaggctgaaggcagtagagcACAGAGTCTGAGAGGGAACCATGAGTGGTCTTTTGCCTTTGAACAGATTCTGGCATCCTTATTAAATGAACCAGCCTTTGTGAGATTTTTTGAGAAACCTCACGACATAAAAGTTAAAATAGAGAGTGCTAAAAATTTACAACTTAAAGCGAGAATCAGCGTGTAA
- the TBC1D8B gene encoding TBC1 domain family member 8B isoform X3, with amino-acid sequence MWLKPEEVLLKNALKLWVQERCNQYFVLQRRRGYGEEGGGGLAGLLVGTLDAVLDSTSKVAPFRILHQTPDSQVYWSIACGSSREEITEHWDWLEHNVMKTLSVFDSNEDITSFVQGKIRGLIAEEGKGSFVKEEDPEKFREGLMKFEKCFGLPEQEKLVTYYSCSYWKGRVPCQGWLYLSTNFLSFYSFLLGAEVKLIISWDEISKLEKTSNVILTESIHVCSRGEDHYFSMFLHISETFLLMEQLANYAVRRLFDKETFENDPVLHDPLQITKRGLESRAHSEQFSAFFRLPKEETLKEVHECFLWVPFSHYNTHGKMCISENYICFASQDGSLCSVIIPLREVTGVDKPDPANRGVSISTKGKTAFRFTEVRDFEQLVAKLRMKCNATSSPQHIINTEVAASSASDIPKDFDAGPSKMGQRDNSKTVSTEALMTVYHPQDAENLDSKMLKEKMKEQSWNILFVERGHGVSMFRTKKTRDLVVRGIPEALRGELWLLFSGAVNDMASNPGYYTDLVEKSLGTCTLATDEIERDLRRSLPEHPAFQSDTGISALRRVLTAYAYRNPQIGYCQAMNILTSVLLLYAKEEEAFWLLVAVCERMLPDYFNRRIIGALVDQAVFEELIRVHLPQLTDHMTDMTFFSSVSLSWFLTLFISVLPIESAVNVVDCFFYDGIKAILQLGLAVLEYNMEKLLTCKDDAEAVTVLNRFFDSVTNKDSPLPPAVQQGSNLSDTTSDHPKVDITDLIRESNEVCVLVEIR; translated from the exons ATGTGGCTGAAGCCCGAGGAGGTGCTGCTGAAAAATGCCCTCAAGCTGTGGGTGCAGGAGCGCTGCAACCAGTACTTCGTGCTGCAGAGGCGGCGGGGCTACGGCGAGGAGGGAGGAGGCGGGCTGGCAG GTCTTCTCGTGGGAACATTAGATGCGGTGTTGGATTCTACATCGAAAGTCGCCCCATTTCGCATCCTGCATCAGACACCAGACTCTCAAGTCTACTGGTCCATTGCATGTG GATCCAGCAGGGAAGAAATAACAGAACACTGGGACTGGTTAGAACACAATGTTATGAAGACTTTATCAGTATTTGATTCAAATGAAGATATTACGAGCTTTGTCCAGGGAAAGATAAGA GGTTTGATTGCTGAAGAGGGAAAAGGTTCTTTTGTAAAAGAAGAAGATCCTGAGAAGTTTCGTGAAGGTCTTATGAAGTTTGAAAAGTGCTTTGGATTACCGGAGCAGGAGAAGTTGGTTACCTATTACTCATGCAGTTACTGGAAGGGCAGAGTGCCCTGTCAAGGATGGCTTTATCTTAGTACCAACTTCCTTAGTTTTTACTCATTTTTGCTGGGAGCAGAAG taaaacttaTTATCTCCTGGGATGAAATATCAAAGCTTGAGAAGACTTCCAATGTGATTCTGACAGAGAGCATTCATGTGTGCTCCCGTGGGGAAGATCactatttttccatgtttttgcaCATTAGTGAAACATTCCTTCTCATGGAGCAGCTGGCAAACTATGCTGTTAGGAGACTTTTTGACAAGGAGACATTTGAAAATGACCCAGTCCTTCATGATCCTCTGCAGATCACCAAGAG aGGCCTAGAGAGCCGTGCCCACAGTGAGCAGTTTAGTGCATTCTTCAGGCTACCCAAAGAAGAGACCTTGAAAGAAGTTCATGAGTGCTTCTTATGGGTTCCTTTCAGTCATTACAACACCCATGGGAAAATGTGCATTTCAGAAAACTACATCTGCTTTGCTAGCCAGGATGGCAGCCTGTGCAGTGTAATCATTCCATTAAGAGAG GTCACAGGGGTGGATAAGCCAGATCCAGCCAACAGAGGAGTCAGCATTAGTaccaaaggaaaaacagcttttcgTTTCACGGAGGTTAGAGATTTCGAACAGCTTGTGGCAAAGCTCAGAATGAAATGCAATGCAACTTCAAGTCCACAACACATCATAAATACAGAG gttGCAGCTAGTTCTGCCTCTGACATTCCGAAGGATTTTGATGCGGGACCGTCAAAGATGGGTCAGAGAGATAACAGCAAAACTGTCAGTACAGAAGCCCTAATGACTGTCTACCATCCTCAGGATGCTGAGAATCTAGACTCTAAAATG ttgaaagaaaaaatgaaagaacagtCCTGGAACATTCTCTTTGTCGAACGTGGACATGGTGTCAGTATGTTTCGAACAAAGAAGACTCGAGACCTAGTTGTAAGAGGGATCCCGGAGGCATTAAGAGGAGAGCTCTGGCTACTCTTCTCAG GTGCTGTCAATGATATGGCATCCAACCCTGGTTATTACACTGACTTGGTGGAAAAGTCCTTAGGAACATGCACTTTAGCTACTGATGAAATTGAACGAGATTTACGTCGCTCCTTACCTGAGCATCCTGCTTTTCAAAGTGACACGGGAATTTCTGCACTCAGGAGAGTTCTTACAGCTTATGCATACAGGAATCCCCAAATTGGATATTGTCAG GCAATGAATATTTTGACATCAGTACTTCTGCTGTACGCTAAAGAGGAGGAAGCATTCTGGCTTTTGGTTGCTGTGTGTGAAAGGATGCTACCGGATTATTTCAATCGTCGAATCATCG GTGCCTTGGTAGATCAGGCAGTGTTTGAAGAGCTCATCAGGGTTCATCTGCCTCAGTTGACAGACCACATGACGGACATGACTTTTTTCTCCTCGGTCTCTCTCTCCTGGTTCCTTACCCTTTTTATCAGTGTGCTGCCTATTGAAAGTGCAGTCAATGTGGTGGACTGTTTCTTCTATGATGGAATAAAGGCAATCTTGCAGCTGGGTCTCGCAGTGCTGGAATACAACATGGAGAAGTTGCTGACTTGTAAGGATGATGCAGAAGCAGTCACTGTTCTTAACAG ATTTTTTGACAGTGTCACTAACAAAGACAGTCCTTTGCCTCCGGCTGTGCAGCAGGGCTCCAACCTCAGCGATACGACGAGTGACCATCCAAAAGTGGACATTACTGATTTGATCCGAGAGTCAAATGAAGTATGTGTTCTTGTGG AGATACGGTGA